The Eptesicus fuscus isolate TK198812 chromosome 17, DD_ASM_mEF_20220401, whole genome shotgun sequence genome has a window encoding:
- the ZWINT gene encoding ZW10 interactor: protein MEVAETEAEAAAVEALAKLANILEPIGLREEAELPGQILAEFVMDSRKKDKLLCSQLQVVDFLQNFLAQEDIVQGLDPLASEDRSRQKAIAAKEQWKELKATYQEHVEAISRAVIHALPKMEEAQKKQAQLQEALDQLQAKKQVAMEKLRTAQQQWKLQQEKRLQHLAEASAEVRQRQAGTQQELEQLYQELGTLKQQAGQERDKLQRHQTFLQLLYTLQGELQSPETEAELPQDLDLPEDKSQLLTQSREQTTGDSIGRDGSVSSKGEGLTPAGLASLP, encoded by the exons ATGGAGGTGGCGGAGACCGAGGCCGAGGCTGCAGCCGTAGA GGCCCTGGCCAAGCTGGCAAACATCCTGGAGCCCATAGGCCTGCGGGAGGAGGCAGAACTGCCCGGACAGATCCTGGCTGAGTTCGTGATG GATTCCCGAAAGAAGGACAAGCTGCTCTGCAGCCAGCTTCAGGTAGTGGACTTCCTGCAGAACTTTTTGGCTCAGGAGGACATCGTCCAGGGCCTGGACCCCTTGGCTTCTGAAGACAGGAGCC GACAGAAGGCCATTGCAGCCAAGGAGCAATGGAAAGAGCTGAAGGCTACCTACCAAGAACATGTGGAGGCCATCTCCAGGGCCGTGATCCACGCCCTGCCCAAGATGGAGGAGGCCCAAAAGAAGCAGGCACAGCTCCAGGAGGCCCTTGACCAGCTCCAGGCCAAG AAGCAAGTAGCCATGGAGAAACTCAGAACAGCCCAGCAGCAGTGGAAACTGCAACAG GAGAAACGTCTACAGCACTTAGCAGAAGCTTCTGCAGAGGTGAGGCAGCGTCAGGCAGGAACTCAGCAGGAGCTTGAGCAGCTGTATCAGGAACTTGGAACCTTGAAGCAGCAAGCAGGGCAGGAGCGGGACAAGCTGCAGAG GCACCAGACCTTCCTTCAACTGCTGTACACCTTGCAGGGTGAGCTGCAATCCcctgagacagaggcagagctACCACAAGATTTGGATCTTCCTGAGGATAAGTCCCAGCTGCTGACCCAATCCCGGGAGCAGACCACGGGGGATAGCATAGGAAGAGATGGAAGTGTGTCCTCCAAG GGTGAGGGCCTAACGCCTGCTGGACTTGCAAGCTTGCCATGA